The following coding sequences are from one Hymenobacter sp. DG25A window:
- the rplL gene encoding 50S ribosomal protein L7/L12, protein MADLKAFAEQLVSLTVKEVNELATILKDEYGIEPAAAAPVMMAGGGAAAAEAPEEKTSFDVILKSAGASKLAVVKLVKDLTGLGLKEAKELVDGAPKAMKEGVTKDEAEALKKQLEEAGAEVEVK, encoded by the coding sequence ATGGCAGATTTGAAAGCATTCGCTGAGCAGCTCGTTAGCCTGACGGTGAAAGAAGTAAACGAACTGGCTACTATCCTGAAAGACGAGTATGGCATTGAGCCTGCTGCTGCTGCTCCGGTAATGATGGCTGGCGGTGGCGCTGCTGCTGCTGAAGCTCCTGAGGAGAAGACGTCGTTCGACGTAATCCTGAAGTCGGCTGGCGCAAGCAAACTGGCTGTCGTGAAACTGGTGAAAGACCTGACCGGCCTGGGCCTGAAAGAAGCCAAAGAACTGGTTGACGGAGCTCCCAAGGCTATGAAAGAAGGCGTTACCAAGGACGAAGCCGAAGCCCTGAAGAAGCAACTGGAAGAAGCTGGTGCCGAAGTAGAAGTTAAATAA
- the secE gene encoding preprotein translocase subunit SecE yields MSKLTKYFRETTEEMRYKVTWPSFEELQKSSGLVLIGSLVFAAVVGLMDIIFKTGLEAFYNSFR; encoded by the coding sequence ATGAGCAAGCTGACAAAGTATTTCCGCGAGACTACCGAAGAGATGCGCTACAAAGTAACGTGGCCGTCTTTCGAAGAGCTGCAGAAGAGTTCCGGTCTGGTACTCATCGGCTCGCTCGTGTTTGCGGCAGTTGTGGGCTTGATGGACATCATCTTCAAAACGGGACTGGAGGCTTTTTACAACTCGTTCCGTTAA
- the rplA gene encoding 50S ribosomal protein L1 codes for MAKLSKKRKEALAKHDLTQVRNLIEAATVVKDITYTKFDASVDIDVRLGVDPRKADQMVRGVATLPHGTGKTVRVLALVTPDKEAEATAAGADYVGLDDYISKIEKGWTDIDVIITMPAVMAKVGRLGRVLGPRGLMPNPKSGTVTTDVAKAVQEVKAGKIDFKVDKTGIIHTSIGKVSFDSQKLAENAIEVIQTLNRLKPSSAKGTYIKSITLSSTMSPAVPVDTQVTSA; via the coding sequence ATGGCAAAACTGAGCAAAAAGCGCAAGGAAGCCCTTGCCAAGCATGACCTGACCCAAGTGCGTAACCTCATTGAGGCCGCTACCGTGGTGAAGGACATTACTTACACCAAGTTCGACGCTTCGGTTGATATCGACGTTCGTCTGGGTGTTGACCCCCGTAAAGCTGACCAGATGGTACGTGGCGTAGCCACTCTGCCCCATGGTACCGGCAAAACGGTCCGTGTTCTAGCTCTCGTAACTCCGGACAAAGAAGCCGAAGCTACGGCTGCTGGTGCCGACTATGTAGGTCTGGACGACTATATCTCGAAAATCGAGAAAGGCTGGACAGATATTGACGTGATTATCACGATGCCTGCTGTGATGGCCAAAGTTGGTCGTCTGGGCCGGGTACTGGGCCCTCGTGGCCTGATGCCTAACCCGAAGTCAGGTACCGTAACGACCGACGTTGCCAAGGCTGTACAGGAAGTGAAAGCTGGTAAAATCGACTTCAAAGTTGACAAAACCGGTATCATCCACACCAGCATCGGTAAGGTATCGTTCGATTCGCAGAAGCTGGCTGAAAACGCCATCGAAGTAATTCAGACCCTGAACCGTCTGAAGCCTTCGTCGGCAAAAGGCACGTACATCAAGAGCATCACGCTCTCGAGCACGATGTCGCCCGCAGTGCCGGTTGACACGCAAGTAACTTCCGCTTAA
- the rpoB gene encoding DNA-directed RNA polymerase subunit beta, whose amino-acid sequence MERLQAADERINFAKIKKVIEYPDFLDVQVRSFMDFFQLETAAENRTDEGLFKVFAENFPISDSRENFVLTFIDYHVDPPKYSVDECIDRGLTYSVPLKAKLRLVCNDTDNEDFETIEQEVFLGNIPYMTEKGSFVINGAERVIVSQLHRSPGVFFAQSKHTNGTKLYSARIIPFKGSWIEFATDVNNVMYAYIDRKKKFPVTTLLRAIGYGTDKDILDLFGLSEEVKADKKTLKKAVGRKLAARVLRTWTEDFVDEDTGEVVSIDRNEVLLERDSTIEEDDIDTILNAGAKSVILHRENVNIADFAIIYNTLQKDNSNSEKEAVEQIYRQLRNTEAPDEETARDIIQKLFFSDKRYDLGDVGRYRINKKLGIDTNWEARVLTNEDIVLIVKYLIGLINSKAIVDDIDHLSNRRVRTVGEQLYAQFGVGLARMARTIKERMNVRDNEDFKPVDLINARTLSSVINSFFGTNQLSQFMDQTNPLAEVTHKRRVSALGPGGLSRERAGFEVRDVHYTHYGRLCTIETPEGPNIGLISSLCVHARVNAMGFIETPYRTVESGKVDMTENVKYLTAEEEDTHHIAQANARLTDEGRFISDLVKGRFEGDFPVVEPGEYTYMDVAPNQIVSVAASLIPFLEHDDANRALMGSNMQRQAVPLLKAEAPIVGTGLEGRVATDSRTLVVAEGNGVIDYVDANRIVVKYDLTEDDILVSFDAEKISYDLIKFRRTNQDTCINLTPLVKNGERVMKGQVLCEGYGTNKGELALGRNMQVAFMPWQGYNFEDAIVISERVVRDDIFTSIHIEEFELEVRETKRGEEELTSEIPNVSEEAVRNLDDNGIIRLGAEVKEGDILIGKITPKGETDPTPEEKLLRAIFGDKAGDVKDASLKAPPSLQGVVIGTKLFSRPKKDKNLRAKSKKEVEELKDSYAKELRAVKAVMVEKLVQLLEGKTSQGVKHKFGDEILSKGVKFGKKNITEALFPEKNPYKDESNYAVPEEVNMFKDLILENWTADERVNGMLTMLVKNYAKRRNTITARFKRDRFTLEVGDELPAGIVQLAKVYIAKKRKLKVGDKMAGRHGNKGVVARIVRDEDMPFLPDGTPMDIVLNPLGVPSRMNIGQIYETVLGWAGLKMGRTYATPIFDGATEDEVAHELTEAGLPDWGRAYLHDGLTGQRFDQPVTVGVIYMLKLGHLVDDKMHARSIGPYSLITQQPLGGKAQFGGQRFGEMEVWALEAFGASNVLQEILTVKSDDVVGRAKAYEAIVKGDVLPKPNIPESFNVLIHELRGLALEITLD is encoded by the coding sequence CTGGAAAGGCTGCAGGCCGCTGACGAGCGGATCAATTTCGCCAAGATTAAAAAGGTTATTGAGTACCCGGATTTCCTGGACGTGCAGGTTCGCTCGTTCATGGATTTCTTCCAGTTGGAGACGGCTGCTGAGAACCGCACCGATGAAGGGCTGTTCAAGGTATTCGCGGAGAACTTTCCGATTTCGGACTCCCGCGAGAACTTTGTCCTGACGTTCATCGACTACCACGTAGATCCGCCCAAGTATTCGGTGGATGAGTGCATCGACCGCGGCCTGACGTACTCGGTGCCCCTGAAGGCTAAGCTGCGTCTGGTCTGCAATGACACGGACAACGAGGACTTCGAAACCATTGAGCAGGAAGTGTTCCTGGGGAATATCCCCTACATGACCGAGAAAGGCTCCTTCGTTATTAACGGCGCCGAGCGGGTTATCGTATCGCAGCTGCACCGTTCGCCCGGCGTGTTCTTTGCCCAGAGCAAGCACACCAACGGCACGAAGCTGTATTCGGCCCGTATTATTCCGTTCAAAGGCTCGTGGATTGAATTTGCCACGGACGTGAACAATGTGATGTATGCGTACATCGACCGGAAGAAGAAATTCCCGGTTACCACGCTGCTTCGCGCTATCGGCTACGGCACCGACAAAGACATTCTGGACCTGTTCGGGCTGTCGGAAGAGGTGAAGGCTGATAAGAAAACGCTCAAGAAGGCCGTAGGCCGGAAGCTGGCTGCCCGGGTGCTGCGCACCTGGACGGAGGACTTCGTGGACGAGGATACCGGAGAAGTGGTATCTATCGACCGGAACGAAGTGCTGCTGGAGCGCGACTCGACCATTGAGGAGGACGATATTGACACCATCCTGAATGCCGGAGCCAAATCGGTTATCCTGCACCGCGAGAATGTCAACATTGCTGACTTCGCCATCATCTATAACACGCTGCAGAAAGACAACTCCAACTCGGAGAAGGAAGCTGTAGAGCAGATCTACCGTCAGCTCCGTAACACGGAAGCTCCCGACGAAGAAACTGCGCGTGATATCATCCAAAAGCTGTTCTTCTCGGATAAGCGCTACGACCTTGGTGACGTAGGCCGCTACCGCATCAATAAGAAGCTGGGTATCGACACGAACTGGGAAGCCCGCGTGCTGACCAACGAGGACATTGTCCTCATCGTGAAGTACCTGATTGGTCTGATCAACTCCAAGGCCATTGTCGATGACATTGACCACTTGAGCAACCGTCGTGTCCGCACGGTAGGGGAGCAGCTCTACGCTCAGTTTGGCGTAGGTCTGGCCCGTATGGCGCGTACCATCAAGGAGCGCATGAACGTGCGCGACAACGAGGACTTCAAGCCGGTTGACCTGATCAATGCCCGGACGCTGTCTTCGGTTATCAACTCGTTCTTCGGCACCAACCAGTTGTCGCAGTTCATGGACCAAACTAACCCGCTGGCCGAGGTGACGCACAAGCGTCGCGTATCGGCACTGGGGCCGGGAGGTCTGTCGCGTGAGCGGGCTGGTTTCGAAGTACGTGACGTTCACTACACACACTACGGCCGTCTTTGCACCATTGAAACGCCGGAAGGACCAAACATTGGTCTGATTTCGTCGCTGTGCGTGCACGCCCGCGTGAATGCCATGGGCTTCATCGAGACGCCTTACCGCACGGTTGAGAGCGGCAAGGTGGATATGACGGAGAACGTGAAGTACCTCACCGCTGAGGAAGAAGATACCCACCACATTGCGCAGGCTAACGCCCGCCTCACGGATGAGGGTAGATTCATCAGCGACCTGGTGAAAGGCCGTTTCGAAGGTGACTTCCCCGTGGTTGAGCCCGGTGAGTACACCTACATGGACGTGGCCCCGAACCAGATTGTATCGGTAGCTGCTTCACTGATTCCGTTCCTGGAGCACGATGACGCCAACCGTGCCCTGATGGGTTCGAACATGCAACGCCAGGCAGTACCGCTGCTGAAAGCCGAGGCTCCCATTGTGGGCACCGGTCTGGAAGGCCGCGTAGCTACTGACTCCCGTACGCTGGTAGTAGCGGAAGGCAACGGTGTAATTGATTACGTGGACGCTAACCGCATCGTAGTAAAATACGACCTGACGGAAGACGATATCCTCGTAAGCTTCGACGCCGAGAAGATTTCCTACGACCTGATCAAGTTCCGTCGTACCAACCAGGATACCTGCATCAACCTGACGCCGCTCGTGAAGAACGGTGAGCGGGTGATGAAGGGCCAGGTTCTGTGCGAAGGCTACGGCACTAACAAAGGTGAGCTGGCTCTGGGTCGTAACATGCAGGTGGCATTCATGCCATGGCAGGGTTACAACTTCGAGGATGCCATCGTTATTTCGGAGCGGGTTGTCCGCGACGACATCTTTACCTCGATTCACATTGAGGAGTTTGAGCTGGAAGTGCGCGAAACCAAGCGTGGCGAAGAAGAGCTGACCTCGGAAATCCCGAACGTGAGCGAAGAAGCCGTGCGCAACCTCGACGACAACGGTATCATCCGTTTGGGCGCTGAGGTGAAGGAAGGCGACATCCTGATCGGTAAGATTACGCCGAAGGGCGAAACCGACCCGACGCCGGAAGAGAAGCTGCTCCGCGCCATCTTCGGTGACAAAGCCGGTGATGTGAAGGATGCCTCGCTTAAGGCGCCGCCCTCCCTGCAGGGTGTGGTTATCGGAACCAAGCTGTTCTCCCGTCCTAAGAAAGACAAAAACCTCCGGGCCAAGTCGAAGAAGGAAGTGGAAGAGCTGAAGGACTCGTACGCCAAGGAACTGCGCGCGGTGAAAGCCGTGATGGTAGAGAAGCTGGTGCAGCTGCTGGAAGGCAAAACCTCCCAGGGCGTAAAGCACAAGTTTGGCGACGAAATCCTGAGCAAGGGTGTGAAATTCGGTAAGAAGAACATCACGGAAGCGTTGTTCCCCGAGAAGAACCCCTACAAGGACGAGAGCAACTACGCCGTGCCGGAAGAGGTGAACATGTTCAAAGACCTGATCCTGGAGAACTGGACGGCTGATGAGCGCGTGAACGGTATGCTGACGATGCTGGTGAAAAACTATGCTAAGCGTCGCAACACCATCACGGCCCGCTTTAAGCGCGACCGGTTTACTTTGGAAGTAGGTGATGAGCTGCCCGCCGGTATTGTGCAGCTGGCCAAAGTATACATCGCCAAGAAGCGTAAGCTGAAGGTGGGTGATAAAATGGCTGGTCGTCACGGTAACAAGGGGGTAGTAGCCCGCATCGTGCGCGATGAGGACATGCCCTTCCTGCCCGACGGCACCCCAATGGACATCGTGCTGAACCCCCTGGGTGTACCAAGCCGGATGAACATCGGTCAGATTTACGAAACGGTACTCGGCTGGGCCGGTCTGAAAATGGGCCGCACCTATGCTACCCCGATTTTCGACGGTGCAACCGAGGACGAAGTGGCGCATGAACTGACCGAGGCGGGCCTGCCCGACTGGGGCCGTGCTTACCTGCACGATGGTCTGACTGGTCAGCGTTTCGACCAGCCGGTAACCGTGGGTGTTATTTATATGCTGAAGCTGGGTCACCTTGTTGATGACAAGATGCACGCCCGTTCCATCGGCCCGTACTCGCTTATTACCCAGCAGCCGCTGGGTGGTAAGGCACAATTCGGTGGCCAGCGCTTCGGCGAGATGGAAGTATGGGCACTGGAGGCTTTCGGCGCTTCTAACGTTCTCCAAGAAATCCTGACGGTGAAGTCGGATGACGTGGTAGGCCGTGCCAAAGCGTACGAGGCTATTGTGAAAGGCGACGTACTGCCCAAGCCAAATATCCCCGAGTCATTCAACGTACTCATTCATGAGCTGCGTGGTCTGGCCCTGGAAATCACGCTTGACTAA
- the rplJ gene encoding 50S ribosomal protein L10, with translation MTREEKQALVDELSEKFQSHNAFYITDASSMTVAKINEFRRLCFNRGMEFKVYKNTLIRKALDTLGGDTSEMDAALKGQSGVLFSKESGNAPAKLLKDFYKSQNYGKNVLPKPALKGAYIDSDVYVGADQLESLSTIKGKNELIGDIIGLLQSPAKNVISALSSGGNKLAGILKTLSEKEEVAG, from the coding sequence ATGACCCGGGAAGAAAAACAAGCCCTCGTCGACGAGTTGAGCGAGAAGTTTCAATCGCACAACGCGTTCTACATCACCGACGCTTCGTCGATGACCGTGGCGAAAATCAACGAATTCCGTCGCCTGTGCTTCAACCGCGGCATGGAGTTCAAAGTGTACAAGAACACGCTGATCCGCAAGGCTCTCGACACCCTGGGTGGCGATACTTCGGAGATGGACGCTGCGCTGAAAGGCCAGTCGGGTGTTCTGTTCTCGAAAGAGTCGGGCAATGCCCCGGCCAAACTGCTGAAAGACTTCTACAAGTCGCAGAACTACGGTAAAAACGTACTGCCGAAGCCAGCCCTGAAAGGTGCTTACATCGACAGCGACGTGTACGTAGGTGCTGACCAGCTGGAGAGCCTCAGCACGATCAAAGGCAAAAACGAGCTTATCGGTGATATCATCGGTCTGCTGCAGTCGCCCGCCAAGAACGTTATTTCTGCTCTGTCGAGCGGCGGCAACAAACTGGCTGGCATCCTCAAGACGCTTTCCGAAAAAGAAGAGGTTGCAGGCTAA
- the nusG gene encoding transcription termination/antitermination protein NusG, translating to MGELKWYVVRSVSGQEKKAKTYLETEIGRHGLSDLVPQVLIPVEKVFEMRNGKKRVRERNLYPGYIIIHADLSHGEVDHIITSTPGVIGFLSDKEGKAANQNTKPVPLHISEVNRILGVVDEAEEQTAQLETPFVVNELVKVVDGAFSGFSGTVSEVFEERKKLNVIVKIFGRSTPMELSYTQVEKES from the coding sequence ATGGGTGAGTTGAAATGGTACGTTGTCCGCTCGGTAAGCGGACAAGAGAAAAAGGCCAAGACGTATCTCGAAACCGAGATTGGTCGTCATGGCCTTTCGGATTTGGTGCCGCAGGTATTGATTCCGGTTGAGAAGGTATTCGAAATGCGCAACGGCAAAAAGCGCGTGCGTGAGCGGAACCTGTACCCCGGCTACATCATCATCCACGCTGACCTTTCCCATGGCGAAGTAGACCACATTATCACCAGCACACCTGGTGTCATTGGTTTCCTCAGTGATAAGGAAGGTAAAGCAGCCAATCAGAATACCAAACCAGTGCCGCTGCACATTTCCGAAGTTAACCGCATCCTCGGAGTGGTAGACGAAGCGGAAGAGCAGACAGCCCAGTTGGAAACTCCGTTCGTGGTAAACGAACTGGTGAAAGTAGTAGATGGAGCCTTCAGCGGCTTCTCCGGTACGGTTTCCGAAGTGTTTGAAGAGCGGAAGAAGCTCAACGTAATTGTGAAAATATTCGGCCGTAGCACTCCCATGGAGCTCAGCTACACTCAGGTCGAGAAAGAGTCTTAA
- the rplK gene encoding 50S ribosomal protein L11, which yields MAKEIRGYLKLQIKGGAANPAPPVGPALGSKGLNIMEFCKQFNARTQDKAGQVCPVLITMYTDKSFDFVVKTPPAPVMLMEAAKLQSGSKEPNRNKVGSVTWDQVRQIAEVKMPDLNAFKIESAMKLVAGTARSMGITIKGDSPFAE from the coding sequence ATGGCCAAGGAAATTAGAGGTTATCTGAAGCTTCAGATAAAGGGAGGCGCCGCGAACCCCGCGCCGCCGGTTGGACCTGCACTTGGTAGCAAAGGCCTTAACATCATGGAGTTCTGCAAGCAGTTCAATGCTCGCACCCAGGATAAGGCCGGCCAAGTTTGTCCTGTTCTCATTACCATGTACACCGACAAGTCGTTTGACTTTGTGGTGAAGACCCCACCGGCGCCGGTTATGCTGATGGAAGCTGCCAAGCTCCAGAGCGGTTCGAAAGAGCCAAACCGTAACAAAGTGGGTTCGGTAACGTGGGACCAAGTTCGTCAGATTGCCGAAGTGAAAATGCCCGATTTGAATGCTTTCAAAATCGAATCGGCCATGAAACTGGTAGCTGGCACCGCCCGCAGCATGGGTATCACCATCAAGGGAGATTCTCCTTTCGCTGAATAA
- the tuf gene encoding elongation factor Tu encodes MAKENFDRSKPHVNIGTIGHVDHGKTTLTAAITMVLANKGLAAKRDFSSIDNAPEEKERGITINTSHVEYSTVNRHYAHVDCPGHADYVKNMVTGAAQMDGAILVVAATDGPMPQTREHILLARQVGVPQLVVFMNKVDMVDDPELLELVEMEIRELLSFYDFDGDNIPVIQGSALGGLNGDANWVPKIEELMDAVDSYIPIPTRLTDLPFLMPVEDVFSITGRGTVATGRIERGVINSGEQVDILGMGAKQGLKSTVTGVEMFRKILDRGEAGDNVGLLLRGIEKDDIRRGMVICKPGSVTPHKKFKAEVYVLSKEEGGRHTPFFNNYRPQFYLRTTDVTGIITLPEGVEMVMPGDNITIQVELISAVAMEKGLRFAIREGGRTVGAGQVTEILD; translated from the coding sequence ATGGCTAAAGAAAATTTTGATCGTTCCAAACCGCACGTGAACATCGGTACGATCGGGCACGTCGACCACGGCAAAACTACCCTGACCGCTGCTATCACGATGGTACTGGCGAACAAAGGTTTGGCCGCAAAGCGTGACTTCTCGTCAATCGACAACGCTCCCGAAGAAAAAGAGCGCGGTATCACGATTAACACTTCGCACGTAGAATACTCTACCGTTAACCGTCACTATGCTCACGTTGACTGCCCTGGTCACGCTGACTATGTGAAGAACATGGTAACGGGTGCTGCCCAGATGGACGGCGCTATCCTCGTAGTTGCTGCTACTGACGGCCCAATGCCCCAGACGCGTGAGCACATCCTGCTGGCTCGCCAGGTAGGTGTACCTCAGCTGGTGGTATTCATGAACAAAGTAGACATGGTGGATGACCCCGAGCTCCTCGAGCTGGTGGAAATGGAAATCCGTGAGCTGCTGTCGTTCTATGACTTCGACGGTGACAACATTCCTGTTATCCAGGGTTCTGCTCTGGGTGGCCTGAACGGCGACGCCAACTGGGTTCCCAAGATTGAGGAGCTGATGGACGCTGTTGACAGCTACATTCCAATTCCAACTCGTCTGACCGACCTGCCCTTCCTGATGCCAGTAGAGGATGTATTCTCTATCACGGGTCGTGGAACGGTTGCTACCGGCCGTATCGAGCGTGGTGTTATCAACTCGGGTGAGCAGGTTGACATCCTCGGTATGGGTGCCAAGCAAGGCCTGAAGTCGACGGTTACGGGTGTGGAAATGTTCCGCAAAATCCTGGACCGTGGCGAAGCTGGTGACAACGTAGGTCTGCTGCTCCGCGGTATTGAAAAGGACGATATCCGTCGTGGTATGGTTATTTGCAAGCCCGGCTCGGTAACTCCCCACAAAAAATTCAAGGCTGAGGTTTACGTTCTCTCGAAAGAGGAAGGTGGCCGTCACACCCCATTCTTCAACAACTACCGTCCGCAGTTCTACCTGCGCACCACCGACGTAACGGGTATCATCACCCTGCCCGAAGGTGTTGAGATGGTAATGCCCGGCGACAACATCACCATTCAGGTGGAGCTGATCAGCGCCGTAGCAATGGAGAAAGGCCTGCGTTTCGCTATCCGCGAAGGTGGCCGTACGGTAGGTGCCGGTCAGGTGACCGAAATCCTCGACTAG